ATATAATGGCCTCAACTCCAGGGAACCCTGATGACTGCAGTCTTGCTGTGAGAACAGGAACTGCCTGCCGACGCATCTGCTGTAACGCTCTGCAAATTTGCTTATGGAGTCATGATTCCTGACAGCGGAAGACTTGATTTCTATGGGGACAACCTTGTTCCTGTCCGTCACCAGAAAGTCCACCTCGTAAGAGTGCGTACTGTTCTCTTTTGCCCAAGTGTGGTAGAAAAGGTCCCGTCCGCAGGTGGTTAGAATCTGGGCGGCAACATTTTCATAAAGATATCCAAGGTTGGCGTCAAGCTTGTCGCTCAGCAGCTTCTTGTAGATTCCTTCGTGATCGCCGTTTCCGTTGTTAAAGAGTATTGTAGTAAACAAGCCTGTGTCAGAAAGATAGAGCTTAAAGTTGTTTGGCTCCCTTGTCTGAAATAATGCCGGGCTCGGTTCCGTGACGTGGTAACAAGGCTGTACGATTTTGGAATCGATCAAATCGAAAAGGCGATCCTCGTCCTTGGACGTCTTTTTCTTCCCGGTGGCTGCGGTCAGTACAAAACGCTTTTTCTTGAGGGCGAGTTGATTCGGAACCGACTTGAACATGTCGGACAGTCTGCCCGATGCGTCAATTTTCTTGAGGTCTTCCAGATATAGCCCGATGATTTCACGCTTGACCTCGTCAACTCGGTTGAAGTTGTTGAAACGGATATAGGCGTCAACGGCCTGTGGCATGCCGCCTACGGCAATGTAAAGCCTGAAGTTTCG
This genomic stretch from Fibrobacter sp. harbors:
- a CDS encoding AAA family ATPase, which produces MFKRKVYDKLLYWKENLAGEYACLLEGARRVGKSTIAEEFAKQEYRSYIKIDFANVTDELLDVFRDVANLNRFFLRLQAETNVVLYEGESVIIFDEIQLYPKVRQAIKYLVKDGRYHFIETGSLISIKKNVKGIVIPSEEHKISVHPMDYEEFMWAIGENTDLLKTIAKSGTSLGDSTNRTLMRNFRLYIAVGGMPQAVDAYIRFNNFNRVDEVKREIIGLYLEDLKKIDASGRLSDMFKSVPNQLALKKKRFVLTAATGKKKTSKDEDRLFDLIDSKIVQPCYHVTEPSPALFQTREPNNFKLYLSDTGLFTTILFNNGNGDHEGIYKKLLSDKLDANLGYLYENVAAQILTTCGRDLFYHTWAKENSTHSYEVDFLVTDRNKVVPIEIKSSAVRNHDSISKFAERYSRCVGRQFLFSQQDCSHQGSLELRPLYLLPFIL